GCCACATAAAAAACAGCAAGATGCTGACAGAAAACCTGCCAGCAGGCAGGGGCCTTCAAACAACCAGAGCTCCGAGTAAGTCACCAGGACAGCTCAGTGGGCACCTGCCACCACCTGCCAGCAGTCTGTTTCCTagaagcaggggtggggaagggCATAGAATGCCAAATGTGGCTTCAGCAAAGGGAGGGTTCCAGGTGAGCCCATTTTTAAGGATGAATCTTCCACAGTGACAGTCAATAGCCCAACTCCATCCAGGGAACCCCCAGTGAAAAGGAATGGGGAGGGCAAAGAGAAGGCCGCGTGTGCAGCTCTTGTTGACTTGGTCCGACAACctccttggtggaggaagtggggTGGAACCCGGGACAGTTTTATTTACAAGGCTTACTGgattcttgtctttaaaaatccCAAGTGTAAAACTTGTTATCAAATCCTTGAAAATAGCATATTTATCTATTTGGTTTtaccaaaaagagaaaggaaggaaggaaggaaggaaggaaggaaggaaggaaggaaggaaggaaggaaggaaggaagaaaggaaacctgGCAACATTTCCTAGTTCCTGAAAGACTAAGAAAagagcagaggaaacaggaaCATACACAGGCAGAGCTGCCTTCTCCTCCGAACACCACGTGGGCCACACGGGGGCTCTTGGCTGTGTTTCCGGGTAGCACCGTTTACCAGTTGTCCAGAAAATCAAAGCCCGTCTTTAAGAGGGTGTTACTTGAGCCAATCTGCAGAGGGACAAAGGTGACAGAATAAGACATGGGCCTCCATCCCGGCCACAGACAACCTGTATACAGCAGTCCATTTAAAATGACCCAGATGAAAGCAGCTGCTGCCTCCGGGGCCCCTGACCTCAATTTACCTCAGTGCCAGGACCAGAGAGCTGCACAAAACCCAGTGCAAGTGACACTCTTATAAGACCAGCATgcacagagcagaggaaagcaaCCCAGTTCTCCGCCGGCACCTCCTGCTTCCGGCAGCATTAAAGTGAACAGACACATCGGACATCCACCCCAAACccgctcgtgtgtgtgtgtgtgtgtgtgtgtgtgtgtgtgtgtgtgtgtgtgcgtatgtgtggtCTACCCTTGGCTCGGAatttgccaagtaggctaggctgtctggccaACAAGCCCAAGGATACACCTGTCTCCAACTCCaatctaagtgttgggattataaaccctgatatttttttaacatgggctctggaaactgaactcagtggAGGAGAAAACCATGGGGACATGGGTGGCCGTCCCATTCTGTGAGCCCTCCTTGGATATCTGTGAAAGAATGTGTCCCCCACTTCTGATGTGGACTTGGCACCACCACCCACCTGCGCAAACACAGGCTCTGAGAACAGAGCGTCGTCTTCGTCGTCCTGTTGGGCAGTGGGAGGTGGCGGTTTCTCTGGGGACTCAATGGGGGTAGCCTTGGGCAGCAAGCTGGCAGGGGCTTGCACAGACTGGGGCACCTCTTGCGCTGTGCTTACACTGGAGAGAGTTTGCTGTTCTTGGGGCAGAGCCTTGACCTCCCTGTCTTTTGTGATGGGTTCCTGGCGGTAGCAAGCGGGCATgactttttctcccttctccatgGACTTAATCTGGCTGGGTGTCAGAGATTGGAACTCGGCCTCAGGCCCCTCCCTAGAGCGCTCAGCGTTGATCTTCCAGAAGGAcgcttcctcctctttcctcgaAGGTCCTAGGGCATCCAGGCTAGAGGATCTGCTGTTCTGGGCAGGCTTGGCAGCCTGTGTGCCCTGAGGAGCCTTGGCCAGGGGCCTGGGATCACTGGTCATGGTGGCTGTGCTGGGCTCCTGGATGGATAAGGAGGAGATGCTGAACTCCATCTGACTCtgtggggagacagaaaagaagagacacaTGAGAGCAAGCCTCAGAAGACCCTGGGACAGAGAGCCAGCCTACACACTCCCTCAGATCTGAGCAGACACTGTACCGACATAAGCTGAGAGCTCTCTGGTGGTCCCAAGTGACGATTTTCATGGCAGTCCTTACTGCCTACCTGAAACACATCAGGAGCCATGAGGCCAAGCCCTGTCACGGTGCTCCCTAGCAGCTCTAAGACCAGAATCACAGCAACGATCAAGGGTCCCTGTGGACTATGAGAGCACATGGCTGGGCCCAGCATGGTTCTGACTTCCAGAAGGGTTGCTACAGGCAGGTGAAGGCTGAGTAGGTCCTCAGGGCATCAGAGTcctcagagagaagggaagctACGCAAGCCCAGTCCATACCTCGTGTCACCACGTGCAGACTGATCACTTCTCTGACCCACATCTGTCAACCACAGTGACCTCTAAAATCCTGTCACTGAGCAGGCCTGACAGAAATCACTGCCAGGAACTCTGAGCCTTCCATAAAAAGGGGAGCTAACTGCAGGCCAGGTCATCCCCACTCTGCAGAACTCAGCATTCTCGATCTCAAAATTGACCCTGAAAATTTCAATTCCCCATCATTTCTACCActttcttacaaaaataaaatagcaaatgaTATTACAGAAAGCTGGGAAAGTAGAGAAAACTCAGAAAATCAGGCATAACCCCTCCCCCCATAACTATtttttgtaccacattttcatacATGGTAGCTGTGATCTTGTCAGGTCTGCAGCGTGGGAATGAATGTCACTTCTTCAGTGGTGTGGGGTGCAGCTGTCTTTAAGTCACTACTGCACCTGCAGGTGACCCCCACCCCCCATACTCTCGTAAGTCACGCTCAATAAAACACACTCGTTCACcaggttggactttggtggtatccctATCTTGTCTGCTGTTGGTTTCCTGTCTGGGGTGAGCAgacatttgttcatgtctccccaaGAATAATGCTATACAATGGCATCCACTTTGTTCTTTGATACAGAGTCTCTCTCACCGGTCAGAAACTCAGAGGCTaagctggctgaccagcaagccccagaatcAGTGTTCTACGTCTTCAGGTCTTCAGCGCTGGGAAAACAAGTGCCTGTCACCATGTCAGAGTTTCCCACCTGTGTTCTAGGGGTCCcactcagggtctcatgcttaCAGGGACGGACAGCCATCCCCCCCGCCCACCGCCACTGCCTCTGTGAACACTTCCCCCGGTGGCTGTCCCGCAGCCGACCGCACGTTCTTCTTCAACAGTTCACCCCCGCTGACCCTCGCTCCTGCAGTCTTTGTGCACATAGCTGCCCTGCTCGGGCTTAGTTTCTTCAGACTTGCAGGGACAAAATGTTGAAAGGCAAAGGTCTAAACTCTCCATGCGTGGTTTCAGATGCACACTGTCACAATGCTTTACAGAGCTGCTCTGTCTTATGCCCAGCTGTAGTCGTTTCTGGTCAACAGAGCTGATCATTTTAAGCTGCGTTGACTAGGACACATGGCAGCACCTGGTAAATGGGCcagtctgtttcctttcttttttttttttttctttattttttttttaaaagggaagcaAAAACGTAATAAACTAACAGACAGTGTCACTGTATAGAAGCACaggggagagggagcagggagaagaAGATGGTCAGGTTTCCTGTTCCCTAGACAGTTAGGGTTTGAACGGCAGGGCCTTGGCAGTCGGAAGCAACTTGTCTAAGCCTCTTCGTGAAGCAGACAGGGCAGGACTGGAGACCAGGACCTTGAAACTTCCAAGATGTCTAGGAGATGGTTGTCTCCAACAGGGGGACAGAAGGCTGGGAAACCCTCGCACAGGTCTGCCGCAGTGAAGCTGCCGTGGCCCTGTGCAGAGGTGGTGTCCTGGAGTGCTCCACGGATTCACATACAGTTCTGCAAACCATCAAACCATCTGTCCCTATCCATAAGCAGGGATCTTAGAACAAAAGAGAACACAGCCCTTCTTCCGtatgagctccaggctcaggacAGTCTACTACACATTCCCTGGATGGGAAGCCAGCAGCTAGCCTTGCTAGAGATGAAGAACACAAGTCTAAACCAAGAAGTCTAGGCAGCCTGAAAATGCAGCTTCCCTAAGAATGCCATCCCCACTTCAGCTCCTCAAGGAACCATGGATCCAGTGTGGTGGGTGTCTAGGAGGCCAGGCTGCCATACTGGAGTATGTGTGTGACCTCTGGAGAACTCAGCAGGTCAAGGGGAGGAGCATAAATTCCAGCCTGGGCTTTTATATATTGCCACCAGCAACCcctcaaggaaaaataaagaaaaggagagaagatggaggTACGGAGGTACAGAGTGATTAGCTTCCCTGGGGTACTAGCCTACTAGGAGACCCTGCAGTTGAAATCCCAGGATTTCAACTCCAAGGCCTGGCTGCAGGGCTAACGTACAATGTCATGGAAAAagcaggctctttttttttttttttttttttttttttttttttttgagacagggtctcacatagttTGAGGCAGCTTCAATCTCTGTTActgaggctgcccttgaattcctgatccccctgcctacCTCCTGAGTGATGAGACTATAGGCATGTGGCACCTCATCGTCCTCGGGATCATTTCTAGGTCCAGCATTCTGAACACTGCCTATTTCCAAATTCCCTAGTAGGACACACAGACACTTGGTACAAACAGACATGATCGTTCCTTAAGTAAGCAAACTGCTAAAAATAACTTGGAAATGCCAAGTCTCAGAGAAGGGTTGGCTGTGGTCTGGAAACTGTAGAGTAAGGCACACAGAAccagttttgtgtttcttttttttttttttttttttttttttttttttttttttttttggtggtgggtgAGGGGGCTTCCCTGCTTTGGTGGGGTCTTTGCTTAGAAGACTGTGAATCTCAAAGCCAGGCATCCTGACGTGTGGGTGGTCAGATACTGAGGAGGGAAGCCGAGTTTGGGATCCAAGGTTGTGTGACTGCTGGAGCTGACGACCACTCCCATCCACTCAAGGATAACCAGATGCTCCGCAGCTTCCCAGTGGGAGGTGACATCAACTTAGAAGGAGCATGCTGTCAGGAGCAGCTACCTACCTGCTTTGGGACTTGGAAGACAAGCACAAGAAAACACGGCGGCACACCCCTTTTAttccagcacaggggaggcagaagTTGATGAGCCTCTGGgaatttgaagccaggctggtttAAACACTTGCAAGTAACAACGCACGGTCCAAAggactgtgtgactcactgtgtcacacaacagcttcctggggtgggggtggggtgttgcAAAGGTAGAGGGCAGACGGGAAAGggcagggagatgaatgggactGAGATGCATCATGTGAAATCcatgaagaatcaataaaaagttacatTCGAAAAAAGAAATTACCAGGTCAACAAGCCACAGCAACAcagaagggagtggagggagagaaagaggaggaggagggaagggaaaggaggcagCAGCTCCTAACCTATCTGCCCCTTCCCCAATGTTTTCTTGATCCTTAACT
This is a stretch of genomic DNA from Arvicola amphibius chromosome 15, mArvAmp1.2, whole genome shotgun sequence. It encodes these proteins:
- the C15H1orf198 gene encoding uncharacterized protein C1orf198 homolog: MASMAAAIAASRSAVMSGNRPLDDRERKRFTYFSSLSPMARKIMQDKEKIREKYGPEWARLPPAQQDEIIDRCLVGPRAPPAADAGDLGDPARFPGLRGPTGQKLVRFGDEDITWQDEHSAPFSWETRSQMEFSISSLSIQEPSTATMTSDPRPLAKAPQGTQAAKPAQNSRSSSLDALGPSRKEEEASFWKINAERSREGPEAEFQSLTPSQIKSMEKGEKVMPACYRQEPITKDREVKALPQEQQTLSSVSTAQEVPQSVQAPASLLPKATPIESPEKPPPPTAQQDDEDDALFSEPVFAQIGSSNTLLKTGFDFLDNW